One Lepus europaeus isolate LE1 chromosome 7, mLepTim1.pri, whole genome shotgun sequence DNA segment encodes these proteins:
- the BEST1 gene encoding bestrophin-1 isoform X3, whose translation MTVTYSNRVANARLGSFSRLLLCWRGSIYKLLYGEFLIFVLCYYIIRLIYRKVLKENQQLFFEKLTLYCDSYIQLIPISFVLGFYVTLVVTRWWNQYENLPWPDRLMSLVSSCVEGRDAQGRLLRRTLIRYANLGILLILRSVSRAVYKRFPTSQHLVEAGFMTPAEHKHLEKLTLPHNMFWVPWVWFANLAFKIWVEGRIRDPVLLQGLLNEMGTLRTQCGHLYAYDWISIPLVYTQVVTVAVYSFFLACLLGRQFLNPIKGYPGHELDFIVPVFTFLQFFFYVGWLKVSLLSVDNMHQDLPPLEQDIYWDDPEPQPPYTVAASQTRRASYMGSAFDISLQEEEMKFQPNPEENMHSGIIGRFLGQQSHDHLPPRTAPDTTKPPWPRKESCVYEGQSKNTKQNSRDREDSKSWKPLLVQAFKMAPLFATDPSAPQTPPSSTPTVFPPEQSDPSWPYGVPGMDAEHQSLKPMSSGTKSSLELASVSKASTATSTEYPAGHVRRKTVEFNLIDIQEVPEGHPREPHVERSRGNIHSILKDHGNPYSSLESREEARS comes from the exons ATGACCGTCACCTACTCGAACCGAGTGGCGAACGCCCGCTTAGGCTCCTTCTCCCGCCTGCTGCTGTGCTGGCGCGGCAGCATCTACAAGCTGCTCTACGGCGAGTTCCTCATCTTCGTGCTCTGCTACTACATCATTCGGCTCATTTACAG AAAGGTCCTCAAGGAGAACCAGCAGCTGTTCTTTGAGAAGCTGACTCTGTATTGCGACAGCTACATCCAACTCATCCCCATATCCTTCGTACTGG GCTTCTACGTGACCCTGGTGGTGACCCGCTGGTGGAACCAGTACGAGAACCTGCCGTGGCCGGACCGTCTCATGAGCCTGGTGTCCAGCTGCGTGGAGGGCAGGGACGCGCAGGGCCGGCTCCTGCGGCGCACGCTCATCCGCTACGCCAACCTGGGCATCTTGCTCATCCTGCGCAGCGTCAGCCGCGCCGTCTACAAGCGCTTTCCCACCTCCCAACACCTGGTGGAagcag GTTTTATGACCCCTGCGGAACACAAGCATCTGGAGAAACTGACCTTACCACACAACATGTTCTGGGTGCCCTGGGTGTGGTTTGCCAACCTGGCGTTTAAGATCTGGGTGGAAGGTCGAATCCGGGACCCCGTCCTGCTCCAGGGCCTGCTGAAC GAGATGGGCACTTTGCGTACTCAGTGTGGACACCTCTATGCCTACGACTGGATCAGTATTCCGCTGGTGTACACCCAG GTGGTGACCGTGGCCGTGTACAGCTTCTTCCTGGCTTGCCTGCTTGGACGGCAATTTCTGAACCCAATCAAGGGCTACCCCGGCCATGAGCTGGACTTCATTGTGCCTGTCTTCACGTTCCTGCAGTTCTTCTTTTATGTCGGCTGGCTGAAG GTGTCCCTGCTGTCTGTGGACAACATGCACCAGGACCTGCCTCCACTGGAGCAGGACATATACTGGGATGACCCGGAACCACAGCCCCCCTACACGGTGGCCGCCTCCCAGACCCGGCGAGCCTCCTATATGGGCTCTGCTTTCGACATCAG TCTGCAGGAGGAAGAGATGAAGTTTCAGCCAAATCCGGAGGAAAACATGCACAGTGGCATCATTGGCCGCTTCCTAGGGCAGCAGTCCCACGACCACCTTCCGCCCAGGACGGCCCCCGACACCACCAAACCAccgtggcccaggaaggagtCCTGTGTCTATGAGGGCCAGTCCAAGAACACCAAACAGAACTCCAGGGACCGGGAAGACAGCAAGTCCTGGAAGCCTCTGTTGGTGCAGGCCTTCAAGATGGCTCCACTGTTCGCAACAGACCCCAGCGCTCCTCAGACACCCCCCAGCAGCACGCCCACAGTCTTCCCCCCAGAACAGTCGGATCCCTCATGGCCTTATGGGGTCCCAGGCATGGATGCTGAACACCAAAGCCTAAAGCCCATGAGTTCTGGGACCAAGAGCAGTTTGGAATTGGCCTCGGTGAGCAAGGCGAGTACGGCGACCTCGACAGAGTACCCAGCAGGTCATGTGAGGAGGAAAACCGTGGAGTTTAACCTGATTGACATACAAGAAGTCCCTGAAGGCCATCCAAGAGAACCCCATGTGGAACGTTCAAGGGGCAACATACACTCTATACTCAAAGATCATGGGAATCCTTATTCCAGCTTGGAAAGCAG GGAGGAAGCACGTTCCTGA
- the BEST1 gene encoding bestrophin-1 isoform X1, which produces MTVTYSNRVANARLGSFSRLLLCWRGSIYKLLYGEFLIFVLCYYIIRLIYRKVLKENQQLFFEKLTLYCDSYIQLIPISFVLGFYVTLVVTRWWNQYENLPWPDRLMSLVSSCVEGRDAQGRLLRRTLIRYANLGILLILRSVSRAVYKRFPTSQHLVEAGFMTPAEHKHLEKLTLPHNMFWVPWVWFANLAFKIWVEGRIRDPVLLQGLLNEMGTLRTQCGHLYAYDWISIPLVYTQVVTVAVYSFFLACLLGRQFLNPIKGYPGHELDFIVPVFTFLQFFFYVGWLKVAEQLINPFGEDDDDFEVNWIIDRNLQVSLLSVDNMHQDLPPLEQDIYWDDPEPQPPYTVAASQTRRASYMGSAFDISLQEEEMKFQPNPEENMHSGIIGRFLGQQSHDHLPPRTAPDTTKPPWPRKESCVYEGQSKNTKQNSRDREDSKSWKPLLVQAFKMAPLFATDPSAPQTPPSSTPTVFPPEQSDPSWPYGVPGMDAEHQSLKPMSSGTKSSLELASVSKASTATSTEYPAGHVRRKTVEFNLIDIQEVPEGHPREPHVERSRGNIHSILKDHGNPYSSLESREEARS; this is translated from the exons ATGACCGTCACCTACTCGAACCGAGTGGCGAACGCCCGCTTAGGCTCCTTCTCCCGCCTGCTGCTGTGCTGGCGCGGCAGCATCTACAAGCTGCTCTACGGCGAGTTCCTCATCTTCGTGCTCTGCTACTACATCATTCGGCTCATTTACAG AAAGGTCCTCAAGGAGAACCAGCAGCTGTTCTTTGAGAAGCTGACTCTGTATTGCGACAGCTACATCCAACTCATCCCCATATCCTTCGTACTGG GCTTCTACGTGACCCTGGTGGTGACCCGCTGGTGGAACCAGTACGAGAACCTGCCGTGGCCGGACCGTCTCATGAGCCTGGTGTCCAGCTGCGTGGAGGGCAGGGACGCGCAGGGCCGGCTCCTGCGGCGCACGCTCATCCGCTACGCCAACCTGGGCATCTTGCTCATCCTGCGCAGCGTCAGCCGCGCCGTCTACAAGCGCTTTCCCACCTCCCAACACCTGGTGGAagcag GTTTTATGACCCCTGCGGAACACAAGCATCTGGAGAAACTGACCTTACCACACAACATGTTCTGGGTGCCCTGGGTGTGGTTTGCCAACCTGGCGTTTAAGATCTGGGTGGAAGGTCGAATCCGGGACCCCGTCCTGCTCCAGGGCCTGCTGAAC GAGATGGGCACTTTGCGTACTCAGTGTGGACACCTCTATGCCTACGACTGGATCAGTATTCCGCTGGTGTACACCCAG GTGGTGACCGTGGCCGTGTACAGCTTCTTCCTGGCTTGCCTGCTTGGACGGCAATTTCTGAACCCAATCAAGGGCTACCCCGGCCATGAGCTGGACTTCATTGTGCCTGTCTTCACGTTCCTGCAGTTCTTCTTTTATGTCGGCTGGCTGAAG GTGGCAGAGCAGCTCATCAACCCTTTTGGTGAGGATGATGATGACTTTGAGGTCAACTGGATAATTGACAGGAACTTGCAG GTGTCCCTGCTGTCTGTGGACAACATGCACCAGGACCTGCCTCCACTGGAGCAGGACATATACTGGGATGACCCGGAACCACAGCCCCCCTACACGGTGGCCGCCTCCCAGACCCGGCGAGCCTCCTATATGGGCTCTGCTTTCGACATCAG TCTGCAGGAGGAAGAGATGAAGTTTCAGCCAAATCCGGAGGAAAACATGCACAGTGGCATCATTGGCCGCTTCCTAGGGCAGCAGTCCCACGACCACCTTCCGCCCAGGACGGCCCCCGACACCACCAAACCAccgtggcccaggaaggagtCCTGTGTCTATGAGGGCCAGTCCAAGAACACCAAACAGAACTCCAGGGACCGGGAAGACAGCAAGTCCTGGAAGCCTCTGTTGGTGCAGGCCTTCAAGATGGCTCCACTGTTCGCAACAGACCCCAGCGCTCCTCAGACACCCCCCAGCAGCACGCCCACAGTCTTCCCCCCAGAACAGTCGGATCCCTCATGGCCTTATGGGGTCCCAGGCATGGATGCTGAACACCAAAGCCTAAAGCCCATGAGTTCTGGGACCAAGAGCAGTTTGGAATTGGCCTCGGTGAGCAAGGCGAGTACGGCGACCTCGACAGAGTACCCAGCAGGTCATGTGAGGAGGAAAACCGTGGAGTTTAACCTGATTGACATACAAGAAGTCCCTGAAGGCCATCCAAGAGAACCCCATGTGGAACGTTCAAGGGGCAACATACACTCTATACTCAAAGATCATGGGAATCCTTATTCCAGCTTGGAAAGCAG GGAGGAAGCACGTTCCTGA
- the BEST1 gene encoding bestrophin-1 isoform X2 translates to MTVTYSNRVANARLGSFSRLLLCWRGSIYKLLYGEFLIFVLCYYIIRLIYRKVLKENQQLFFEKLTLYCDSYIQLIPISFVLGFYVTLVVTRWWNQYENLPWPDRLMSLVSSCVEGRDAQGRLLRRTLIRYANLGILLILRSVSRAVYKRFPTSQHLVEAGFMTPAEHKHLEKLTLPHNMFWVPWVWFANLAFKIWVEGRIRDPVLLQGLLNVVTVAVYSFFLACLLGRQFLNPIKGYPGHELDFIVPVFTFLQFFFYVGWLKVAEQLINPFGEDDDDFEVNWIIDRNLQVSLLSVDNMHQDLPPLEQDIYWDDPEPQPPYTVAASQTRRASYMGSAFDISLQEEEMKFQPNPEENMHSGIIGRFLGQQSHDHLPPRTAPDTTKPPWPRKESCVYEGQSKNTKQNSRDREDSKSWKPLLVQAFKMAPLFATDPSAPQTPPSSTPTVFPPEQSDPSWPYGVPGMDAEHQSLKPMSSGTKSSLELASVSKASTATSTEYPAGHVRRKTVEFNLIDIQEVPEGHPREPHVERSRGNIHSILKDHGNPYSSLESREEARS, encoded by the exons ATGACCGTCACCTACTCGAACCGAGTGGCGAACGCCCGCTTAGGCTCCTTCTCCCGCCTGCTGCTGTGCTGGCGCGGCAGCATCTACAAGCTGCTCTACGGCGAGTTCCTCATCTTCGTGCTCTGCTACTACATCATTCGGCTCATTTACAG AAAGGTCCTCAAGGAGAACCAGCAGCTGTTCTTTGAGAAGCTGACTCTGTATTGCGACAGCTACATCCAACTCATCCCCATATCCTTCGTACTGG GCTTCTACGTGACCCTGGTGGTGACCCGCTGGTGGAACCAGTACGAGAACCTGCCGTGGCCGGACCGTCTCATGAGCCTGGTGTCCAGCTGCGTGGAGGGCAGGGACGCGCAGGGCCGGCTCCTGCGGCGCACGCTCATCCGCTACGCCAACCTGGGCATCTTGCTCATCCTGCGCAGCGTCAGCCGCGCCGTCTACAAGCGCTTTCCCACCTCCCAACACCTGGTGGAagcag GTTTTATGACCCCTGCGGAACACAAGCATCTGGAGAAACTGACCTTACCACACAACATGTTCTGGGTGCCCTGGGTGTGGTTTGCCAACCTGGCGTTTAAGATCTGGGTGGAAGGTCGAATCCGGGACCCCGTCCTGCTCCAGGGCCTGCTGAAC GTGGTGACCGTGGCCGTGTACAGCTTCTTCCTGGCTTGCCTGCTTGGACGGCAATTTCTGAACCCAATCAAGGGCTACCCCGGCCATGAGCTGGACTTCATTGTGCCTGTCTTCACGTTCCTGCAGTTCTTCTTTTATGTCGGCTGGCTGAAG GTGGCAGAGCAGCTCATCAACCCTTTTGGTGAGGATGATGATGACTTTGAGGTCAACTGGATAATTGACAGGAACTTGCAG GTGTCCCTGCTGTCTGTGGACAACATGCACCAGGACCTGCCTCCACTGGAGCAGGACATATACTGGGATGACCCGGAACCACAGCCCCCCTACACGGTGGCCGCCTCCCAGACCCGGCGAGCCTCCTATATGGGCTCTGCTTTCGACATCAG TCTGCAGGAGGAAGAGATGAAGTTTCAGCCAAATCCGGAGGAAAACATGCACAGTGGCATCATTGGCCGCTTCCTAGGGCAGCAGTCCCACGACCACCTTCCGCCCAGGACGGCCCCCGACACCACCAAACCAccgtggcccaggaaggagtCCTGTGTCTATGAGGGCCAGTCCAAGAACACCAAACAGAACTCCAGGGACCGGGAAGACAGCAAGTCCTGGAAGCCTCTGTTGGTGCAGGCCTTCAAGATGGCTCCACTGTTCGCAACAGACCCCAGCGCTCCTCAGACACCCCCCAGCAGCACGCCCACAGTCTTCCCCCCAGAACAGTCGGATCCCTCATGGCCTTATGGGGTCCCAGGCATGGATGCTGAACACCAAAGCCTAAAGCCCATGAGTTCTGGGACCAAGAGCAGTTTGGAATTGGCCTCGGTGAGCAAGGCGAGTACGGCGACCTCGACAGAGTACCCAGCAGGTCATGTGAGGAGGAAAACCGTGGAGTTTAACCTGATTGACATACAAGAAGTCCCTGAAGGCCATCCAAGAGAACCCCATGTGGAACGTTCAAGGGGCAACATACACTCTATACTCAAAGATCATGGGAATCCTTATTCCAGCTTGGAAAGCAG GGAGGAAGCACGTTCCTGA
- the BEST1 gene encoding bestrophin-1 isoform X4 encodes MSLVSSCVEGRDAQGRLLRRTLIRYANLGILLILRSVSRAVYKRFPTSQHLVEAGFMTPAEHKHLEKLTLPHNMFWVPWVWFANLAFKIWVEGRIRDPVLLQGLLNEMGTLRTQCGHLYAYDWISIPLVYTQVVTVAVYSFFLACLLGRQFLNPIKGYPGHELDFIVPVFTFLQFFFYVGWLKVAEQLINPFGEDDDDFEVNWIIDRNLQVSLLSVDNMHQDLPPLEQDIYWDDPEPQPPYTVAASQTRRASYMGSAFDISLQEEEMKFQPNPEENMHSGIIGRFLGQQSHDHLPPRTAPDTTKPPWPRKESCVYEGQSKNTKQNSRDREDSKSWKPLLVQAFKMAPLFATDPSAPQTPPSSTPTVFPPEQSDPSWPYGVPGMDAEHQSLKPMSSGTKSSLELASVSKASTATSTEYPAGHVRRKTVEFNLIDIQEVPEGHPREPHVERSRGNIHSILKDHGNPYSSLESREEARS; translated from the exons ATGAGCCTGGTGTCCAGCTGCGTGGAGGGCAGGGACGCGCAGGGCCGGCTCCTGCGGCGCACGCTCATCCGCTACGCCAACCTGGGCATCTTGCTCATCCTGCGCAGCGTCAGCCGCGCCGTCTACAAGCGCTTTCCCACCTCCCAACACCTGGTGGAagcag GTTTTATGACCCCTGCGGAACACAAGCATCTGGAGAAACTGACCTTACCACACAACATGTTCTGGGTGCCCTGGGTGTGGTTTGCCAACCTGGCGTTTAAGATCTGGGTGGAAGGTCGAATCCGGGACCCCGTCCTGCTCCAGGGCCTGCTGAAC GAGATGGGCACTTTGCGTACTCAGTGTGGACACCTCTATGCCTACGACTGGATCAGTATTCCGCTGGTGTACACCCAG GTGGTGACCGTGGCCGTGTACAGCTTCTTCCTGGCTTGCCTGCTTGGACGGCAATTTCTGAACCCAATCAAGGGCTACCCCGGCCATGAGCTGGACTTCATTGTGCCTGTCTTCACGTTCCTGCAGTTCTTCTTTTATGTCGGCTGGCTGAAG GTGGCAGAGCAGCTCATCAACCCTTTTGGTGAGGATGATGATGACTTTGAGGTCAACTGGATAATTGACAGGAACTTGCAG GTGTCCCTGCTGTCTGTGGACAACATGCACCAGGACCTGCCTCCACTGGAGCAGGACATATACTGGGATGACCCGGAACCACAGCCCCCCTACACGGTGGCCGCCTCCCAGACCCGGCGAGCCTCCTATATGGGCTCTGCTTTCGACATCAG TCTGCAGGAGGAAGAGATGAAGTTTCAGCCAAATCCGGAGGAAAACATGCACAGTGGCATCATTGGCCGCTTCCTAGGGCAGCAGTCCCACGACCACCTTCCGCCCAGGACGGCCCCCGACACCACCAAACCAccgtggcccaggaaggagtCCTGTGTCTATGAGGGCCAGTCCAAGAACACCAAACAGAACTCCAGGGACCGGGAAGACAGCAAGTCCTGGAAGCCTCTGTTGGTGCAGGCCTTCAAGATGGCTCCACTGTTCGCAACAGACCCCAGCGCTCCTCAGACACCCCCCAGCAGCACGCCCACAGTCTTCCCCCCAGAACAGTCGGATCCCTCATGGCCTTATGGGGTCCCAGGCATGGATGCTGAACACCAAAGCCTAAAGCCCATGAGTTCTGGGACCAAGAGCAGTTTGGAATTGGCCTCGGTGAGCAAGGCGAGTACGGCGACCTCGACAGAGTACCCAGCAGGTCATGTGAGGAGGAAAACCGTGGAGTTTAACCTGATTGACATACAAGAAGTCCCTGAAGGCCATCCAAGAGAACCCCATGTGGAACGTTCAAGGGGCAACATACACTCTATACTCAAAGATCATGGGAATCCTTATTCCAGCTTGGAAAGCAG GGAGGAAGCACGTTCCTGA